A window of Nonomuraea angiospora genomic DNA:
CAGGCGGACAGCACGGGCGCGGTCGCGGCCGCCACCGCCAGGGCCAGCATCCGGCGACGGTTCATCTCCATGGTGGGCCTCTCAAAGGATGAGCTCGATAGAGGTCGGATGTATAAGCGCGCTGATGAGCTGGTCTTGCGGCAGCCCGTGAGGCATGGCCGTACCGTAGACCCGGTAATTAACTTCGTCAAGAATTGAATTGAAAGCGCTTGCAACCTAGGCTCTAGCGCACTGTGAGGAGATCCGGACGCCTTGACCGGCGGCCGTGCCGAGTGTGGGGACGGCTGGTGAGCCGCGATCGACTCCTCCTATCTCTGCATTTTCCTGGAGGGCACGTGCCAAGCTGGACGTTCAGTGACGAGGACCTGGAAGCGGGGCTGACCCTCTCCACCGAGGGCGTGCTCACGCTGGAGGTGCGCCACCGCGGGCGGACGGTGCTGGAGCCGTCCAGGCTGGGGGTCAGGGCCGCCCACGCCGACCTGAGCAAGGGGCTCGCGCTGTCCGGGATGTCCGAACGGCGGGTCGAGGAGACCTACCGGACGGTCACCGGCAAGCGGCGCGAGCACCGCTACGAGGCCGGCGAGTGGACGCTGTCGTTCACCAAGGACGGCCACCGGCTCGACGTGCAGGTCCGCGTCGGCGGGCACGGCGTGGCCTATCGGTACGTGGTGCCGTGGACGGGCCCGGTCACCGTCGTGGAGGAGGCCTCCGAGTACGTCCTGCCGCGCGAGGCCCGCGCGGTCCTGCTCCCGTACGAGAACGGCCGCTGCGACTACGAGGAGATCCACCGGCACGGCAGCGTCGCCGACGCCGAGCCCATCCTGTACGGCTACCCCTCGCTCTTCGAGACCGGCGGCTCCTGGATGTTCGTCACCGAGTCGAACCTGGACAGCGGCTACGCCGGCTCCCGCCTGCTCCTCGACGGGCACACGTTCCGGCTCGACCTGCCCGACCCGTACGTGACCGCCGCCAGCCCGCTCACCACCCCCTGGCGCACGATGATCGTCGGCGACCTGGCCACGATCGTGGAGAGCGACCTGGTCACCAGCCTCGCGGAGCCGTCCAGGGTCGAGGACACCTCCTGGATCAGGCCCGGGGCCGCCGCCTGGTCGTGGTGGTCCGACGGGCCCTCGACGCGCGACCTCGACGCCCAGAAGCGCTGGGTCGACTTCGCCGCCGCGAACGGCTGGCCGTACGTGCTGGCCGACGCCGGCTGGAACAAGGAGTGGATGCCCGAGCTGATCGCCTACGCCGAGGAGAAGGGCGTCGGCGTCTGGCTCTGGTCGCACTGGCAGCACGTGGACACCGAGCTGGAGCACCGCGAGAAGCTCGCGCTCTGGAAGGAGTGGGGCGCCGTCGGCGTGAAGATCGACTTCACCGAGTCCGACGGCCAGGACCGGATGCGCTGGTTCGACTCCATCCTGGCCGCCACCGCCCGGCTCGAACTCATGGTGGTCTTCCACGGCGGCACGATCCCGCGCGGCACCGAGCGGACGTGGCCGCAGTTCATGACCGCCGAAGCCGTCAAGGGCGCCGAGTGGATCAAGCCGAAGCCCGGCAAGCAGCCGCTCTACCAGCCCACGCACTACCTGTCGCTGGCCTTCACCCGCAACGTGCAGGGCCCGATGGACTTCACGCCGTGCACGTTCACCGGCGTGCGCACGATCTCGGCCGGGTTCGAGCTCGCGCTGTCGGTGATCTTCGAGTCCGGCGTCCAGCACTTCGCCGACGGCATCGAGGCCTACGAAGCCCGGCCGGAGGCCCTGCGGCTGCTCTCGGCCGTCCCCACCGCGTGGGACGAGACGCGGCTGCTGTCCGGCGACC
This region includes:
- a CDS encoding glycoside hydrolase family 97 protein; translated protein: MPSWTFSDEDLEAGLTLSTEGVLTLEVRHRGRTVLEPSRLGVRAAHADLSKGLALSGMSERRVEETYRTVTGKRREHRYEAGEWTLSFTKDGHRLDVQVRVGGHGVAYRYVVPWTGPVTVVEEASEYVLPREARAVLLPYENGRCDYEEIHRHGSVADAEPILYGYPSLFETGGSWMFVTESNLDSGYAGSRLLLDGHTFRLDLPDPYVTAASPLTTPWRTMIVGDLATIVESDLVTSLAEPSRVEDTSWIRPGAAAWSWWSDGPSTRDLDAQKRWVDFAAANGWPYVLADAGWNKEWMPELIAYAEEKGVGVWLWSHWQHVDTELEHREKLALWKEWGAVGVKIDFTESDGQDRMRWFDSILAATARLELMVVFHGGTIPRGTERTWPQFMTAEAVKGAEWIKPKPGKQPLYQPTHYLSLAFTRNVQGPMDFTPCTFTGVRTISAGFELALSVIFESGVQHFADGIEAYEARPEALRLLSAVPTAWDETRLLSGDPADHILLARRNGGEWYVGAGVSGEARTLTVPLDFLDQGEWAAEIYRDAPGDRILAETVTVSAGGKLDLAVPPNGGFTLHLRREDQ